GATACAGGGAGCATCTTGTTTAAGTTGTCTTAATCTTGGAACGACTCCAACAGTGGAAATCGTGACGCGATGTGCAGCTAAATGAAAAACTCGGACGTCCGTTAGTAGTCTTTTTGCGCGCGTACACACACAAAAacatgattaaattttgtgttgGAATAAACCATATTTTCGACACTAGAAAAACAATTCAAGCGAGTTTACTTGATGGCAAAAATAACTTCTTCATAATTATCTAAAGGTTCCCCCATTCCCATGaacacaacattttttataggtTCCAATCTAAAAAAAACACACTTTTCTTCCTATTTGAAAAAAACAGAATGTTGACATTCTTCAATATCTTACTTTTGAGCTATATATAATTGTTCAAGGATTTCGCCACAGGTAAGATTCGCTAAAAGTCCTAGTGTTCCCGTAGCGCAAAAAGCACATTTCATTGAACACCCCACTTGAGAGCTCACACACAAGGTGCTGCGAGGTGCGCATCGGAAAGGGTGAGATAAAGGAAGGTGTACTGTATGACCTTCCTTTTCCTTACAGTACGCATTATCAGTAGGCAACAAAAAACAACAGACTTTAACGTTTTGAACGTACTGGAAAAGAATCCAAACGGACATGGCCGTAACGCATAATAACGGATTCCATTTGCTTTTGATCAAATAACGTTAAAAGGAATTTCGTTGTAGAACCATCTATAATGTTATAGAAAAGCTTAGAATgttattcaaaaaaatatgcCACTGAATGATTCAGTggctgaatgaaaattaatgaatggTACCATGAGAGTGCACTGCTTGCGTTACTGTTACCGTTTGAAACGAACAACGCTCGTTAACAAAATCTTGTAACACTTTAGGCAATTCGGGTATAGTCTCAATACTTTTAGCTCCATGATTGACAATAGCTCTCCACATTCGATAAACATGCTTTTCATGAATGTTGGCTTGGTTACAAAAGCTTAACAATTCCTTCACATCAAATAtagagaattttttcattcttttccgACGCTGTGATGGTGTTCGTGTTAAAAATAGAGTATCCTCAGAACTCTCAACATCCTTACATTCAACCATCTGGTAACAGAGTTAAaggtgtttttattttttgatctttgaacaaaaataaacacatgTTTTACGGCATGCTCGATTCATCAGGTGAGAAAACTACATTGTACCTACTGAGTTTTTTCCGTCACGTTTTCACTGCAAATCACACAAGcttcaaatttcattcatacttgttttattgtttaaaatcattacACCAACAAGCGTTAATTATATAACATGacacatattaaaaattaaaaaattgttttcattgcttttcaatttcatgATTTTACTTTGGCGTATCATATCATGGGTTCTCCTTTGGAAACCTATTGCGTACAGAAAAAGGTCTGCTAATTAATAAGATTTTGTGCGtatgtaaaacaaattttttcaataagatGATCTTTCTCtaaaaacagtttttataCTTCAAATGACTGAAATACAAGAAGGTACCGTTCTCACAACGGAACTCATtggtatttttgtttaatgttataaaagtaaaccttaaaattttttttttccagtaTCAAGCCCTGCAACAcgttattttttacttaaaagCTATAGTCATGATAACATTGGTCGTTCCTTACAACATGGAGTGTGGGCAACATCTCccaaaaatgaaagattatTACATAATGCTTTTGATGTACGGGATTCTAACATTGTTCCAAATCTTTTCTGatcaacttttatttttcatagagTTCGTCTTTTGTTGTTCTTTTCTTCTCAGTCAATCACAGCTCTCGTTTCTCTGGTTTCGCTCTTATGACATCCATGTGAGTTCTTTTTTCAAGCgagtttgttttatttctgaaactacCATCATGTCAAGTCCTGGCGAATCTTCTTGTGAAGGACGCCCTGTTTTTTGTTCACCTGATGGAACGGACTTTCCTGGTAAAATGTTCTCCATTCATTGGTTAGTCAGGTAACTCACTCCTTCTCTTCTTTCCTTCatgtagtttctttttcttcttttaaagatgtgaatttttttttaaacattgtgagcatttaattaatacacacAATGATAATAAATCCGTTAAAGTCGGGAGAGATGGACAAGAGGTAGATTCTTTAGCTGGATCACAATTATGTCTTCTTATGGAGGAACACCAAAAAGCAGAAAATCGTCCCGTTCCATTCATTTGGAAAAAACCCCTAACTCTTTACTATACAAAAGGCTTCATGTCTTCAAATCAAAGgcaagatttttttttttttaattgtttttttttttcatacctTTTTTGTAACATaacgcgtttttttttaattttatttattttatagtaaaaaaaataacaattttttaataccttCATCTTCATCCGTTGACCGTAACAAAGCCAATCCATTAGTTGAACAGCTTGCTGCAGTGGCTACTGTTTTAAAACATGGCAGccttcagaaaaaaaaattatcttttgaCTCTACGCATATGTCAAACAATTCCGTGCCTTTCATGGTTTCTAATATTCCTATACGACCGGAAGCAGATACAACACCTTCAAAGTTACTTTTATCTTTTGAATGGGTTGAggaagaaattaaacgaaatccTATATTGTCTATCTTTCCTCTTGACTTGACCAAGCTTCAGGtgattccaatatttttttaatattttcttttaatattccttTTCTTGCCTGTAGTCTTATGAAGATTATCTTTATCTTTTAACTGaatctaaaattttatttgaaacgttGGAACAAACGGTaacgaatttttgtaaaatcaaaCACGCATCGTTTTTTTACTATACcttaaaatgttttcttaacCTTTTCTCTTCTCAACTCTTTAGTATGGTTCTGAAAACATACCTCCTTTACCTAAAAGTGTAGCATTATCAAAAGAAGAAACTACTTTTTTTGATGCAACCCTTTTAATCAATATTCTTTGCCGATCCGCATCACAAGAAGATGTTGATCTTTTACTGAAACCTTATGCAACTCCTTCTACTAACCCGCCTTGctgtataccaaatttttcTTCCACACCACATGCGCCGGAGTCAAACCAGTCCACAATGCCTTCCTCCATCTATCGATTTGAAACATCCCATGAGCATCGTCCTTCATCGGATTCCTCCGTATATAAAACTTTTAAGCGTCATCACTCAAAAAATGAGTCTTTCGTTAACAGAGgtaacctttttttttgtctacCTACCTTTATATTctatctatttcttttttcaaaagaacAACTTTTAAACAATGTAAATGACTCTGTAACAACGACTCAGCTCTCTCATACTCCTTCTCGCCCAACGCGCACCTCACAATCCTCTGCCAGTGcacctttaaaaaaatataaaaattcacatCCAACAACAACATATGcacgtaacaaaaaaaattgacctGAAAAAAcattgctttaaaaaaatcttgttttaaaacaaatgCAACTACAACAAAAAACACGCTTATCACTCAAATCTTTTTTGTCAAAAGAAATATGTCCTCTCGCATTTTATTCAGACACACACAGacacatatttattcaaacgtCTATTGAAAGAAACGAGTTCCACAAACATCAAAATACTTTATACTTTTGAAATGTTATCGTTCTTTCATTAGTTCTTTTCATGTTCACCCAAAATATAATGACAAGATGCTTTAAAATTATCAATTGACGTAACGTGAGTAAATTCAAGCAATCAGTAGATATCGACTCTCTATATAACAAAGTTGAATTCCACTAATTTTCGAGTTGTCTTGTTGTACATAAACGAGTAACAAGTTAGcatgtgaaaatatgaaaattctctattttttttcaaaacaatttgtttttgttttatcatgTCAGCAAAACATTAAATCGTTACATGAattgataaaatgaaatttatatactatatttttgGGTTTCCGAACTTTATACTATTTACTTGGctagaaaagaaaaagctcGAGACTGGTCCATGATCGCTTTCATCAGAATAGGAACTCATGTATGTGTCTACAAGGTgacaaaaaagaataatattaccCAAAACATTATTTCCTTGTGTAAGCCcttgttttttttgtaaaaaaaaacatttttataatagaaaaaaaaaactttttgtgTTGATTGGTACTAACAACaactcatttatttttttcctgtaTCCAAACATTTCACAATACATTTTGTTtgtgaatttcaaaaaaatcaccattttaattttttcttctcatACTTTTGTATCTGTCTATGGACATATCTGATTCCAATAGAAACAATTGTGAACAGTCAAATTCACTAACAAGTATAATCGTTCATTTGACTCTTTACAACATAGATAATCCTTCCGATTGTCATGTTCCTTACTGTGAATCGATTGTTAGTGATTTGGAAACTTCCATCACAAAAGGATTAACTGTCGCAAAGCTTAAGGAAGCACTCGAGTCTCAGGATTTAATTCCGAATAATTTTGACAATCAATTTATACTACAAGTTCGTCTAGACTCAGCTCATGGTCGATGCGTCGAAGATGATCAAATAATACAAGAATctattaaagatatttttataacattgaAACCAAAGCAGGTCGCATCATCGGTTGCCAACCAAAGTCGTAAAACACCTCCAACTGAAACGtatcaaaatttgttacttGATCAACATGCTCcatttaactttcagaatCCATTAGAAACGTTAACAAATGACTTTCCAAAACATACTTCTAATCcaacagaattaattacttcATTCGATTGTAATATAGGGCAACGACATGATCTTCACCCAATGTCGTTCACTGATCCTAGTGTTATGCAAGATGTCATGAATTCTCCAATGATGCGTTCCCTTATGTCTAACCCAGAGATATTCCGAACGCTACTTGATTCAAATCCCCAAATACGTCAGTTACGTGAGCAGCATCCAGAATTGAATTATCTTTTAAATGATTCTGAGGTATTTCCTAAaatgttgttatttttttttaataagttacGCATAACAATGACCCCCATGTGTTACTTTTAAAAACTTGGCTTACGACAAGTGTACATtgtctctttattttttttaatgaaacaagaaaaaaaaatttctaaactaATTTGTTCTTCTTAGCTTCTTCAACAATCGATGCAAGCCATGCAAAATCCTTCTCTTATGCAAGAAATGATAAGTAATACGGAtcgtgtattaaataatattgatgcAGTTCCAGGAGTAGGTTGACAAAAAAAACATCTTAACATGTGTACGCGTTAATGTCTTTATTTCAATCAGGGTTTCAACGCCTTGCGACGAGTGTATCAATCCATTCAAGAACCAATATGGGATGTTTCATTTGGTTCTGGTCcacaaaaaaatgatgaacCACGcgattatcaattaaaaacatCCGATTACCCTTCTACGAAAGCTATACCGAATCCATGGggtaataaattctatttgattCGTTTAGTTCattttgtgtttatttttattcgttgaaagCTAAAAACAGACACACACCACCTAAATGTTCTACAGCTTCAATGTCAGATTGTCGACAACAAGGAAACTCTTTTCGATTAGCGACATCAGACGTTCCTTCGGAACAAACAACATTTCCCAATAGTTGTCCAACGAGTCTTGAGACGATTCCATCTATTCAACCCTTAACTTTATCACCCTcttcacaaaatttaaatcgtTTAGAGAACAGCTTATCATCTTCTCCTGCAAAAGTTGTTCCTGATTCAA
The Hylaeus volcanicus isolate JK05 unplaced genomic scaffold, UHH_iyHylVolc1.0_haploid 12221, whole genome shotgun sequence DNA segment above includes these coding regions:
- the LOC128883556 gene encoding probable dual-specificity RNA methyltransferase RlmN isoform X2, translating into MVECKDVESSEDTLFLTRTPSQRRKRMKKFSIFDVKELLSFCNQANIHEKHVYRMWRAIVNHGAKSIETIPELPKVLQDFVNERCSFQTVTVTQAVHSHDGSTTKFLLTLFDQKQMESVIMRYGHVRLDSFPEKEGHTVHLPLSHPFRCAPRSTLCVSSQVGCSMKCAFCATGTLGLLANLTCGEILEQLYIAQKLEPIKNVVFMGMGEPLDNYEEVIFAIKLLTDVRVFHLAAHRVTISTVGVVPRLRQLKQDAPCISLALSLHAPTQKIRLKIVPTAKVWPIESILHAAIDFTKGEGTKVSGSRKNRKLLIEYVMIQNINVSAPIAHLLGEFLKSNSDWIHVNLIPYNPNFLPGTRNMQAPTDQEVSEFVTILRSYTLKVTIRQTLGQVSNLCDSCYVLTVVFELGYFQCLWATCDWKEALKHAFFFSTLTLVQ
- the LOC128883483 gene encoding ubiquilin-1-like — encoded protein: MDISDSNRNNCEQSNSLTSIIVHLTLYNIDNPSDCHVPYCESIVSDLETSITKGLTVAKLKEALESQDLIPNNFDNQFILQVRLDSAHGRCVEDDQIIQESIKDIFITLKPKQVASSVANQSRKTPPTETYQNLLLDQHAPFNFQNPLETLTNDFPKHTSNPTELITSFDCNIGQRHDLHPMSFTDPSVMQDVMNSPMMRSLMSNPEIFRTLLDSNPQIRQLREQHPELNYLLNDSELLQQSMQAMQNPSLMQEMISNTDRVLNNIDAVPGGFNALRRVYQSIQEPIWDVSFGSGPQKNDEPRDYQLKTSDYPSTKAIPNPWAKNRHTPPKCSTASMSDCRQQGNSFRLATSDVPSEQTTFPNSCPTSLETIPSIQPLTLSPSSQNLNRLENSLSSSPAKVVPDSTGASSDSKTTSLQTTSHSISSPHPTTETPIQEPVSSESVPLVYPSIFNASQGLRSLGGFGLSPHIQGIVRTPKKEEKKNEEASLQEEKNDGVSLTKKKESQH
- the LOC128883556 gene encoding probable dual-specificity RNA methyltransferase RlmN isoform X1 is translated as MVECKDVESSEDTLFLTRTPSQRRKRMKKFSIFDVKELLSFCNQANIHEKHVYRMWRAIVNHGAKSIETIPELPKVLQDFVNERCSFQTVTVTQAVHSHDGSTTKFLLTLFDQKQMESVIMRYGHVRLDSFPEKEGHTVHLPLSHPFRCAPRSTLCVSSQVGCSMKCAFCATGTLGLLANLTCGEILEQLYIAQKLEPIKNVVFMGMGEPLDNYEEVIFAIKLLTDVRVFHLAAHRVTISTVGVVPRLRQLKQDAPCISLALSLHAPTQKIRLKIVPTAKVWPIESILHAAIDFTKGEGTKVSGSRKNRKLLIEYVMIQNINVSAPIAHLLGEFLKSNSDWIHVNLIPYNPNFLPGTRNMQAPTDQEVSEFVTILRSYTLKVTIRQTLGQDISSACGQLVTGKKPLNTPFSFPRLHWFNNFFHSILSHHVFFKHNFFMYSFRILPSLYFFATLLACFSAVKLLKKTETKKFIPL